One region of Dryobates pubescens isolate bDryPub1 chromosome 20, bDryPub1.pri, whole genome shotgun sequence genomic DNA includes:
- the SMURF2 gene encoding E3 ubiquitin-protein ligase SMURF2 isoform X3, with protein sequence MSPYSLQNEAVHKFWSSHRQRGVSLQSRDRIGTGGQVVDCSRLFDNDLPDGWEERRTASGRIQYLNHITRTTQWERPTRPASEYSSPGRPLSCFVDENTPITGTNGATCGQSSDPRLAERRVRSQRHRNYMSRTHLHTPPDLPEGYEQRTTQQGQVYFLHTQTGVSTWHDPRVPRDLSNINCEELGPLPPGWEIRNTATGRVYFVDHNNRTTQFTDPRLSANLHLVLNRQNQLKDQQHQQHQQVVSLCQLPDEAECLTVPRYKRDLVQKLKILRQELSQQQPQAGHCRIEVSREEIFEESYRQVMKMRPKDLWKRLMIKFRGEEGLDYGGVAREWLYLLSHEMLNPYYGLFQYSRDDIYTLQINPDSAVNPEHLSYFHFVGRIMGMAVFHGHYIDGGFTLPFYKQLLGKPITLDDMELVDPDLHNSLVWILENDITGVLDHTFCVEHNAYGEIIQHELKPNGKSIPVTEENKKEYVRLYVNWRFLRGIEAQFLALQKGFNEVIPQHLLKTFDEKELELIICGLGKIDVNDWKANTRLKHCTPDSNIVKWFWKAVELFDEERRARLLQFVTGSSRVPLQGFKALQGAAGPRLFTIHQIDASTNNLPKAHTCFNRIDIPPYESYEKLYEKLLTAIEETCGFAVE encoded by the exons GTGGGAGGAGCGGAGGACTGCCTCTGGAAGGATCCAGTATTTAAATCACATCACACGGACAACTCAGTGGGAGCGACCCACACG GCCAGCATCTGAATACTCCAGCCCAGGCAGGCCGCTGAGCTGCTTCGTGGATGAGAACACTCCGATTACGGGGACAAACGGAGCGACGTGTGGGCAGTCCTCAGATCCCCGGCTGGCCGAGAGGAGAGTCaggtcacagaggcacagaaactACATGAGCAGGACACACTTGCACACTCCTCCTGATTTACCTGAAGGATATG AGCAAAGGACAACTCAGCAAGGACAAGTCTACTTTCTGCACACTCAGACTGGTGTTAGCACGTGGCACGATCCAAGAGTACCTAG GGATCTTAGCAACATCAATTGTGAAGAGCTTGGTCCACTGCCTCCTGGATGGGAGATCCGCAATACAGCAACAGGCAGAGTTTATTTTGTTGACCATAACAACAGGACAACGCAGTTTACAGACCCACGGCTATCTGCTAACTTGCATTTAGTCTTAAA CCGCCAGAATCAACTGAAAgatcagcagcaccagcagcaccagcaggtaGTGTCCCTGTGTCAGCTCCCAGACGAGGCAGAGTGTCTGACTGTGCCAAGGTACAAGCGAGACCTTGTGCAGAAGCTCAAGATCCTGAGGCAAGAGTTGTCACAGCAACAACCTCAAGCTGGCCACTGTCGTATTGAAGTCTCAAGGGAAGAGATTTTTGAG GAGTCCTACAGGCAAGTCATGAAGATGAGGCCAAAAGACCTGTGGAAACGATTGATGATAAAATTCCGAGGGGAGGAAGGCCTGGATTATGGAGGTGTTGCCAG GGAGTGGCTCTACCTGTTGTCACATGAGATGCTGAATCCATATTACGGTCTCTTCCAATATTCCCGAGATGATATCTACACGCTGCAAATCAACCCAGACTCTGCGGTCAACCCG gaacacTTATCCTATTTCCATTTCGTTGGACGGATAATGGGGATGGCTGTGTTTCATGGACACTACATTGATGGGGGCTTCACCTTGCCTTTCTATAAGCAGTTGCTGGGGAAGCCAATTACTTTGGATGACATGGAATTGGTTGACCCTGATCTGCACAACAGCTTAGTCTGGATACT TGAGAATGATATTACAGGAGTCTTGGACCACACGTTCTGTGTGGAGCACAATGCATATGGGGAGATAATTCAACACGAGCTGAAACCCAATGGCAAAAGCATCCCTgtgacagaagaaaacaagaaggaaTATGTCAG GCTTTACGTCAACTGGAGGTTTTTACGAGGAATTGAAGCGCAGTTTCTGGCTCTCCAGAAGGGATTTAATGAAGTAATCCCACAACATCTGCTGAAGACATTTGATGAGAAGGAGTTAGAG CTCATCATTTGTGGACTGGGAAAAATTGATGTTAATGACTGGAAGGCAAATACTAGGTTAAAACACTGTACCCCAGACAGCAACATCGTGAAATGGTTCTGGAAGGCTGTGGAGCTTTTcgatgaggagaggagagctcgGCTGCTCCAGTTCGTGACAGGCTCCTCCAGGGTGCCTCTGCAGGGCTTCAAGGCCTTACAAG GTGCTGCAGGTCCACGGCTATTTACAATACACCAGATTGATGCCAGCACTAATAACTTGCCAAAAGCCCATACCTG CTTTAACCGCATCGACATTCCCCCCTATGAGAGCTACGAGAAGCTGTACGAGAAGCTGCTAACTGCCATCGAGGAGACCTGTGGCTTTGCTGTGGAATGA